One window of the Chryseobacterium camelliae genome contains the following:
- a CDS encoding NifU family protein, with translation METNITHEDTVTRVMEALESIRPFLNRDGGDIELIDVKGNQVFVKLLGNCSGCSLNFSTLKLGVENTIRQHAPEIEKVISVE, from the coding sequence ATGGAAACAAATATAACACACGAAGACACCGTAACAAGGGTAATGGAAGCCCTGGAAAGCATCCGTCCGTTCCTGAACAGGGATGGGGGCGATATAGAGCTTATCGATGTAAAGGGTAACCAGGTTTTTGTAAAACTCCTTGGAAACTGCTCCGGCTGTTCCCTGAATTTCTCAACCCTTAAACTGGGCGTTGAAAACACCATCAGGCAGCATGCTCCGGAAATTGAAAAAGTAATAAGTGTAGAGTAA
- a CDS encoding choice-of-anchor I family protein produces the protein MTNHYFLKGSVIAAFFLQGSLFGQTVIHYWNFNNNTAAASLTAASSTLLNGSLTALAGGSSVIDYANGTGQNFDIQNLNARNSDPAGSHLRYNNPIDGGLQFSLPTTGYTNVTVKFTTRRSGQGAGTQSWSYSTDGTTFVPYQTVSPQDANPQLVTFDFSAVSGVSNNPNFKLKVEFSAPGGGTGGNNRFDNFTVDAIPTTSTDTTPPTVTYLPANNSNTASITVNPTLSFNENVRLTDNSAITGANAQNLVEFRTGSASGAQVPFTATFANNIITVIPTSPLLPNQTYYLALKPNTVEDFSDNSISAQTSGTFTTATTSVSMEKSFIKVAENAGTLAFKINVNNPSNATVNLVVKPAPFSTADGSDFTLATQSIAITPSMNSYTVNIPIIDDTLQEQQAEYFVVSLENPAGATITGDHSSTVYIIDNDKPAPVPSHQIQLNYIGSFDPSGNNSSSTEIVVHDPATQRLFTISSLTDVFDIINFSNPNTPSVIQTVNMAPYGGITSIAVKNGIIATASPNANPQQNGSVVFFDINGNFLKQVTVGALPDMITFTPDGTKVITANEGEPNDAYTVDPEGSVSIIDISGGIAGLSQSNVTTLNFNNFDSQAAALTLTGLRKVRTNNTLSQDLEPEYITVSADSQKAWVSLQENNGIAEVNLATKTITGLWGLGKKDMSLPGNGFDASDNNGEILIANWPVQAYYTPDAIQNYTVGNTHYIVTANEGDEKDLSGFSERTTVGANSYTLDSTAFPNAAVLKASHNLGRFRVTNVNGNTNSDPEFEEINALGARSFSIFNADTKQIIYDSGDSFERYIAANHPLIFNADNESNTVKSRSRAKGPEPEGVALGTINGQTYAFITLERTGGVMVYNITNPANPTFTDYKHSRMTSAYGGDNGPEGITYIAPANTANGKGYIIVANEISGTLSMYEVVGAPTLATGETATEKVTFNVFPNPVTKGNTLYFNRAQGYELYDMSGKLITKEKTALTIPTSGLSSGIYMMKTAEGYIKRIMVK, from the coding sequence ATGACGAACCATTACTTTCTGAAAGGTTCCGTAATAGCTGCATTCTTCCTTCAGGGCAGCCTGTTCGGACAAACCGTTATCCATTACTGGAATTTCAACAATAACACCGCCGCTGCCTCTCTGACCGCCGCGTCTTCTACCCTCCTTAACGGTTCACTTACAGCCTTAGCAGGCGGAAGCAGCGTCATAGACTATGCTAACGGAACCGGACAAAATTTTGACATTCAGAACTTAAATGCCAGGAACAGTGATCCTGCAGGAAGCCATCTGAGATACAATAATCCTATTGATGGCGGATTGCAGTTTTCCCTGCCGACTACAGGCTATACTAATGTTACGGTAAAATTTACAACCAGACGCTCCGGCCAGGGTGCAGGAACTCAAAGCTGGTCCTATTCTACAGATGGTACGACCTTCGTTCCTTATCAGACGGTTTCTCCTCAGGATGCCAATCCGCAGCTGGTGACCTTCGACTTCTCAGCTGTTTCAGGAGTTTCCAACAATCCCAATTTTAAACTGAAAGTTGAATTTTCAGCACCAGGAGGCGGAACCGGAGGCAACAACCGCTTTGACAATTTTACGGTAGATGCCATTCCGACAACCAGTACGGACACGACTCCGCCAACAGTTACTTACCTTCCTGCCAATAACAGCAACACAGCTTCTATCACCGTAAACCCTACCCTTTCATTCAATGAAAATGTGAGGCTGACGGATAATTCCGCCATTACCGGTGCCAATGCGCAGAATCTGGTTGAATTCCGTACCGGCAGTGCTTCCGGCGCTCAGGTGCCTTTTACGGCAACATTTGCCAACAATATCATCACGGTCATTCCAACTTCCCCTTTATTGCCTAACCAGACTTATTATCTTGCCCTGAAACCGAATACGGTTGAAGACTTCAGTGATAACAGCATCAGTGCCCAAACCTCCGGCACCTTCACTACGGCAACGACATCAGTCTCCATGGAGAAAAGCTTTATTAAGGTAGCCGAAAACGCCGGAACACTTGCCTTTAAGATCAATGTGAACAACCCTTCCAATGCGACGGTAAACCTCGTTGTTAAACCTGCTCCTTTCAGCACGGCTGACGGCAGCGATTTTACATTAGCCACACAAAGCATCGCGATTACGCCTTCCATGAACAGCTATACCGTAAACATCCCGATTATTGATGATACGCTACAAGAACAGCAGGCGGAATATTTTGTCGTAAGCCTGGAAAATCCGGCAGGCGCAACCATTACCGGGGACCATTCATCCACAGTCTACATTATTGATAATGATAAACCGGCACCGGTTCCGTCCCATCAGATCCAGCTCAATTATATCGGGAGCTTCGATCCTTCAGGGAACAACAGCAGCTCAACGGAAATCGTCGTGCATGATCCGGCTACCCAAAGGCTATTTACCATCAGCTCGCTGACCGATGTTTTTGATATTATTAATTTCAGCAATCCCAATACCCCTTCTGTGATCCAGACCGTGAATATGGCACCTTATGGAGGCATTACCAGCATTGCCGTGAAGAACGGCATCATTGCAACGGCTTCCCCTAATGCCAATCCGCAACAGAACGGTTCTGTCGTTTTCTTCGATATCAACGGGAATTTCCTGAAACAGGTTACCGTAGGAGCCTTACCGGACATGATTACCTTTACGCCGGACGGGACAAAGGTGATTACGGCCAATGAAGGAGAACCGAATGATGCATACACGGTAGATCCTGAAGGTTCGGTCAGCATCATTGATATTTCAGGAGGGATTGCCGGCCTCAGCCAGAGCAATGTAACAACATTAAATTTTAATAATTTCGATTCGCAGGCTGCCGCACTGACATTAACAGGACTCAGGAAAGTAAGGACCAACAATACTTTGTCTCAGGATCTTGAGCCGGAATATATTACCGTAAGCGCTGACAGCCAGAAAGCCTGGGTAAGCCTTCAGGAAAATAACGGTATTGCGGAAGTTAACCTGGCTACCAAAACCATTACCGGATTATGGGGACTTGGCAAAAAAGATATGAGCCTGCCCGGAAATGGCTTTGACGCTTCCGATAATAACGGGGAAATACTGATTGCCAACTGGCCTGTACAAGCGTATTACACTCCGGATGCCATCCAGAATTATACGGTCGGAAATACGCATTACATTGTCACCGCCAATGAAGGGGATGAAAAAGACCTCTCCGGATTCAGCGAAAGAACAACGGTGGGCGCAAACAGCTATACTCTGGACAGTACTGCATTCCCCAATGCAGCAGTACTGAAAGCATCCCATAACCTGGGAAGGTTCAGGGTAACCAATGTGAACGGAAATACAAACAGCGATCCTGAGTTTGAAGAAATCAATGCATTGGGCGCACGGTCATTCTCCATTTTCAATGCAGATACGAAACAGATTATCTATGACAGCGGGGACAGCTTTGAGCGCTATATTGCAGCCAATCATCCGCTGATCTTTAATGCCGACAATGAATCCAATACCGTAAAAAGCAGGAGCCGCGCCAAAGGCCCAGAACCGGAAGGCGTTGCACTGGGAACCATAAACGGGCAGACCTATGCATTCATCACCCTGGAAAGGACCGGAGGCGTCATGGTATACAACATAACCAATCCCGCTAACCCAACATTTACGGATTACAAACATTCACGCATGACTTCTGCCTACGGCGGCGATAACGGGCCTGAAGGGATTACCTATATAGCTCCGGCCAATACAGCCAATGGCAAAGGATATATTATTGTAGCCAATGAAATCAGCGGAACATTATCCATGTATGAGGTCGTTGGTGCACCTACGCTTGCAACGGGAGAAACCGCTACTGAAAAAGTGACCTTCAACGTCTTTCCGAATCCGGTGACAAAGGGTAATACGCTGTATTTTAACCGTGCCCAGGGATATGAACTCTATGACATGTCCGGAAAACTGATCACAAAAGAAAAGACTGCCTTAACAATACCTACATCCGGATTGTCTTCAGGAATATATATGATGAAGACCGCAGAAGGTTACATCAAAAGGATTATGGTGAAATAA
- a CDS encoding exopolyphosphatase, protein MKIAAIDIGSNAARLLINEVKENNNKPEFIKLNLLRIPLRLGMDVFTLGKIGEEREKMVIDAMKIFSDLMKIYQVDHYRACATSAMRDAANGKDIIEEVEKTSGISIEIISGDEEATLIYENHVAEGLDKEFAYLYVDVGGGSTELTFYENDKMKYEKSFNIGTIRLLNNLVTEDNWKEMKEEIRKNINSKKTIVAIGSGGNINKVFSMSKTKEGKPISLAHIKKVYKEFNEMTLEERMTRYNMREDRADVVVHALKVYNNVMSWADINRIFVPKISVADGLIQNIYHKLQDKK, encoded by the coding sequence ATGAAGATTGCAGCGATAGATATCGGAAGTAATGCCGCAAGGCTCCTGATCAATGAAGTAAAAGAAAATAACAACAAACCTGAATTCATCAAACTGAACCTTCTCAGGATCCCCCTGAGACTGGGAATGGACGTCTTCACGCTCGGAAAAATCGGGGAAGAACGTGAGAAAATGGTGATTGACGCCATGAAGATCTTCAGTGACCTGATGAAAATCTATCAGGTGGACCATTACCGCGCCTGTGCTACCAGTGCCATGCGTGATGCAGCCAACGGAAAGGATATTATTGAGGAAGTAGAGAAAACATCAGGCATCAGCATCGAAATCATTTCAGGGGACGAAGAAGCTACCCTCATCTATGAAAACCATGTTGCTGAAGGCCTGGATAAGGAATTTGCCTATCTGTACGTAGATGTGGGAGGTGGATCTACAGAGCTTACTTTCTATGAAAATGATAAGATGAAGTATGAAAAATCCTTTAATATAGGAACAATCAGACTGCTGAATAACCTGGTTACCGAAGATAACTGGAAGGAAATGAAGGAAGAAATCAGGAAGAATATCAACAGTAAAAAAACCATTGTAGCCATAGGTTCCGGAGGAAACATCAACAAAGTGTTCTCTATGAGCAAAACCAAAGAAGGCAAGCCGATTTCCCTTGCCCATATTAAAAAGGTATATAAGGAATTCAATGAAATGACCCTTGAGGAAAGGATGACCCGCTATAATATGAGGGAAGACCGTGCTGACGTAGTTGTACATGCATTGAAAGTGTATAATAATGTGATGTCCTGGGCAGACATCAACAGGATATTCGTTCCTAAAATCTCAGTGGCAGATGGACTCATCCAGAATATCTACCACAAGCTTCAGGATAAAAAATAA
- the ppk1 gene encoding polyphosphate kinase 1 — MSLQFNPRDITWLAFNERVLQEAMDEKVPLHLRIRFLGIFSNNLDEFFRVRVAGLKRAMDFKEKVIAESFYQAPSKILQRINDIVIHQQQNFDKTWKKIQAEMADQRVFIKSPKSLTPVQKEFVSKYFDEVIESNVIPILLHENTPMPYLRDKSLYLGVAMSKKDWQYASNYAIIEIPSRFVGRFLLLPTEDPKEKNVMLLEDIITFNLPHIFSYFGYDEFSAHAFKVTKDAELDLDNDIRTNFAEKIEKGLKNRRKGKPTRFVFDKDMDKALLELLIRKLNLTKKDSIIPGGKIHNFKHFMDFPDVFDDYKRPVERTSFTHPAFEHGERVTDVILKNDVLLTFPYHKYNPVIDLLREAAMDPDVKSIQITAYRLASSSKIINALIYAARNGKEVTVMLELQARFDEESNLEWKEMLEPEGIRVLIGIPNKKVHAKLCVIKKRAHNKTLQYGFVSTGNFNEKTARVYGDHLLMTSDRGVMADINKVFSVLKKPKDDFMPVLKTCKNLLVCPQFMREKFIHHIDREIEEAKAGRKAEMIIKVNSLSDRGMILKIYDAAKAGVVVKMIVRGIYCAVNHKDFKEKIDAISIVDEYLEHARVMYFYSKGAEDMYISSADWMTRNLDNRIEAAIKITDKDLKKEMKDILDIQLRDNVKARILNKKLDNEYVRNNKKQCRSQIEIYKYLKAKTDPE, encoded by the coding sequence ATGTCATTACAGTTCAATCCGCGAGATATTACCTGGCTGGCCTTCAACGAAAGGGTTTTGCAGGAAGCCATGGACGAAAAGGTCCCTTTGCATTTGAGAATCCGTTTTTTAGGAATATTTTCCAACAACCTGGATGAATTTTTCCGGGTGCGGGTTGCCGGACTGAAACGGGCGATGGATTTCAAGGAAAAGGTCATTGCGGAGTCATTTTATCAGGCTCCGTCCAAAATACTCCAAAGGATTAATGACATCGTGATCCACCAGCAGCAGAATTTCGATAAGACATGGAAGAAAATCCAGGCTGAAATGGCAGATCAGAGGGTCTTTATCAAATCCCCGAAAAGCCTCACACCTGTCCAGAAGGAATTTGTCAGCAAATATTTTGACGAAGTAATAGAATCCAACGTCATCCCTATCCTGCTGCATGAAAATACGCCAATGCCTTATTTAAGGGACAAAAGCCTCTATCTTGGCGTGGCCATGAGCAAGAAAGACTGGCAGTATGCCAGCAATTATGCCATTATTGAGATCCCATCACGGTTTGTCGGCCGTTTTCTGCTGCTGCCTACGGAAGATCCCAAAGAAAAGAATGTCATGCTCCTGGAAGATATCATTACGTTCAACCTGCCGCATATTTTCTCCTACTTCGGATATGACGAATTTTCTGCCCATGCCTTTAAGGTAACCAAAGATGCAGAGCTGGACCTGGATAATGACATCAGGACCAATTTTGCAGAAAAGATAGAAAAAGGACTTAAGAACAGGCGGAAAGGAAAACCGACCAGGTTTGTCTTTGACAAGGATATGGATAAGGCACTGCTCGAGCTCCTGATCCGTAAGCTGAACCTCACCAAGAAAGACAGCATCATCCCGGGAGGAAAAATTCATAATTTCAAACATTTCATGGATTTTCCGGATGTTTTTGATGATTACAAACGTCCGGTAGAAAGAACATCTTTTACCCATCCTGCTTTTGAGCATGGAGAACGGGTTACGGATGTGATTTTAAAAAACGATGTGCTCCTTACATTCCCGTACCATAAATACAACCCCGTTATTGACCTTCTGCGTGAAGCAGCCATGGATCCCGACGTAAAATCCATACAGATTACAGCCTACAGGCTGGCCAGCAGCTCAAAAATCATCAATGCCCTCATTTATGCCGCGAGAAACGGTAAAGAGGTAACGGTCATGCTGGAGCTTCAGGCAAGGTTTGATGAAGAATCCAACCTCGAATGGAAAGAAATGCTGGAACCGGAAGGCATCAGGGTACTGATCGGTATTCCCAATAAGAAAGTCCATGCTAAACTTTGCGTCATCAAAAAGCGCGCTCATAATAAAACACTTCAATATGGCTTCGTGAGCACCGGAAACTTTAACGAAAAAACGGCACGGGTCTACGGGGACCACCTGCTGATGACTTCCGACCGCGGCGTGATGGCAGATATCAACAAAGTATTCTCCGTCCTGAAAAAACCGAAGGACGACTTTATGCCGGTCCTGAAAACCTGTAAAAACCTTCTGGTCTGTCCGCAGTTTATGCGTGAGAAGTTCATCCACCATATCGACCGGGAAATCGAGGAAGCCAAAGCAGGACGGAAAGCTGAAATGATCATCAAGGTCAACTCGCTGAGCGACCGCGGAATGATTCTTAAGATCTATGATGCGGCTAAAGCCGGGGTAGTGGTTAAAATGATTGTCCGCGGAATCTACTGCGCCGTCAATCATAAAGATTTTAAAGAAAAAATAGATGCCATAAGCATTGTGGATGAATACCTGGAACATGCCCGCGTGATGTATTTTTACAGCAAAGGGGCAGAAGACATGTACATTTCCTCAGCAGACTGGATGACACGGAACCTGGACAACCGTATCGAGGCAGCGATAAAGATCACCGACAAAGACCTGAAAAAAGAAATGAAAGATATTCTGGACATCCAGCTGAGGGATAATGTAAAGGCCAGGATCTTGAATAAAAAGCTCGATAATGAATACGTGAGGAATAATAAGAAGCAATGCCGCTCCCAGATTGAAATTTATAAATATTTAAAAGCCAAAACAGACCCTGAATGA
- the dnaK gene encoding molecular chaperone DnaK has product MSKIIGIDLGTTNSCVAVMEGKDPVVIPNAEGKRTTPSIVAFTEDGERKVGDPAKRQAVTNPKKTVYSIKRFIGTHFKEDAKEISRVPYEVVSGPNDTVKVKIDDREYTPQEISAMTLQKMKKTAEDYLGQEVTRAVITVPAYFNDAQRQATKEAGEIAGLKVERIINEPTAAALAYGLDKNHKDQKIAVYDLGGGTFDISILDLGDGVFEVLSTNGDTHLGGDDFDDVIINWMADEFKAEEGVDLKSDAIALQRLKEAAEKAKIELSSSPQTEINLPYITATATGPKHLVKTLTKAKFEQLSADLVKRSMDPVAKALKDAGLSTSDIDEVILVGGSTRIPIIQEEVEKFFGKKPSKGVNPDEVVAIGAAIQGGVLTGDVKDVLLLDVTPLSLGIETMGSVFTKLIEANTTIPTKKSEVFSTASDNQPAVSIRVGQGERPMFNDNKEIGRFDLTDIPPAPRGVPQIEVTFDIDANGILSVSAKDKGTGKEQTIKIQASSGLSDEEIERMKKEAQENSAADAKKKEEVEIFNKADGLIFQTEKQLKEFGDKLSADKKAAIEAAHGELKTAFEAKNSDDVKAKTEALDAAWMAASEELYAAGQQPGADAGAQNAGGNNAGGADDVQDADFEEVK; this is encoded by the coding sequence ATGAGTAAAATAATCGGAATCGACTTAGGAACAACCAACTCATGTGTTGCCGTAATGGAGGGTAAAGACCCTGTTGTTATTCCTAACGCGGAAGGTAAGAGAACCACGCCTTCCATTGTTGCCTTTACAGAAGACGGAGAAAGAAAAGTAGGGGATCCTGCAAAAAGACAGGCGGTAACTAACCCTAAGAAAACAGTATATTCAATCAAGAGATTTATCGGGACGCACTTCAAGGAAGATGCGAAGGAAATTTCAAGAGTTCCTTACGAAGTGGTAAGCGGACCGAATGATACAGTAAAAGTAAAAATCGACGACAGAGAATATACACCGCAGGAAATCTCTGCTATGACGCTTCAGAAAATGAAGAAAACAGCTGAAGATTACCTGGGTCAGGAAGTAACAAGAGCGGTAATCACTGTTCCGGCGTACTTTAACGATGCTCAGAGACAGGCTACCAAAGAAGCAGGAGAAATTGCAGGTCTTAAAGTTGAAAGAATCATCAACGAACCTACTGCTGCTGCATTAGCCTATGGTCTGGATAAAAACCATAAAGACCAGAAAATCGCAGTATACGATTTAGGAGGGGGTACTTTCGATATTTCTATCCTTGATTTAGGAGACGGTGTATTCGAAGTATTGTCTACCAACGGTGATACGCACCTTGGAGGTGATGACTTTGATGATGTGATCATTAACTGGATGGCGGATGAGTTCAAAGCTGAAGAAGGAGTAGACCTGAAATCTGATGCTATCGCATTACAGAGACTGAAAGAAGCGGCTGAAAAAGCTAAGATCGAGTTGTCTTCTTCTCCACAGACTGAAATCAACCTTCCTTATATCACTGCTACAGCAACAGGTCCTAAGCACCTGGTGAAAACTTTAACCAAGGCTAAATTCGAGCAGTTATCTGCTGACCTGGTAAAGAGATCTATGGATCCGGTAGCCAAAGCCTTGAAAGATGCAGGTTTATCTACTTCAGATATCGACGAAGTAATCCTGGTAGGAGGTTCTACAAGAATCCCGATCATCCAGGAAGAAGTGGAGAAATTCTTTGGTAAGAAACCATCTAAAGGAGTAAACCCGGATGAAGTAGTAGCTATTGGTGCTGCCATCCAGGGAGGAGTATTAACCGGTGATGTAAAAGATGTATTGCTTCTTGACGTTACGCCGCTTTCTTTAGGTATCGAAACCATGGGTTCCGTATTCACTAAATTAATTGAAGCGAACACCACGATCCCAACTAAAAAATCTGAAGTATTCTCTACCGCGTCTGACAACCAGCCGGCAGTAAGCATCAGAGTAGGACAGGGGGAAAGACCGATGTTCAATGACAACAAAGAGATCGGTAGATTCGACCTTACGGATATTCCACCGGCACCAAGAGGAGTTCCTCAGATCGAAGTAACCTTCGATATTGACGCCAATGGTATCTTAAGTGTTTCTGCTAAAGATAAAGGAACGGGTAAAGAACAGACCATCAAGATTCAGGCTTCTTCAGGACTTTCCGACGAAGAAATCGAAAGAATGAAGAAAGAAGCTCAGGAAAATTCTGCTGCTGATGCCAAGAAAAAAGAAGAAGTTGAAATCTTTAATAAAGCTGACGGATTGATTTTCCAGACTGAAAAACAGCTGAAAGAATTCGGTGATAAATTGTCTGCCGATAAAAAAGCGGCTATTGAAGCTGCTCACGGAGAACTGAAAACAGCTTTCGAAGCTAAAAATTCAGACGATGTGAAAGCGAAGACTGAAGCCTTAGATGCCGCTTGGATGGCTGCTTCAGAAGAACTGTATGCAGCAGGACAACAGCCGGGTGCTGATGCGGGAGCTCAGAATGCAGGAGGAAATAATGCAGGCGGAGCAGATGATGTTCAGGATGCAGACTTCGAAGAAGTAAAATAA
- a CDS encoding SDR family oxidoreductase has translation MNVFVTGASGYNGSATVKELIRAGHHVTGLARSEESAKIIRNLGAEVLRGHLEDLDILQQGAVSADGIIHCGFNHDFMKGGAATFSDAATTDKKAIFAMGEALKGTEKPIVVTSGMLGLPKINGFITEESIAEHSLRSSEEAALALASEGIRASVVRLAPSVHDAGDAGFIPFIINQARKNGVSAYPDDGRNRWIGVHRLDAAKAFRLAVEKGHTGALYNVVDGEAIEMREIAELIGQELDLPVASVSGEDLNNHFEWMSHFITMDCPAANLKTREMLGWNPNHIGLLEDMRLNYF, from the coding sequence ATGAATGTATTTGTTACAGGGGCATCGGGCTATAACGGCTCAGCAACAGTAAAAGAACTCATCCGTGCAGGACATCATGTAACGGGTCTGGCCAGGTCTGAAGAATCTGCAAAAATCATCCGTAATTTAGGCGCTGAGGTGCTCCGTGGACATCTTGAAGACCTCGATATCCTGCAACAGGGTGCCGTAAGTGCAGATGGAATTATCCATTGTGGGTTTAATCATGATTTCATGAAAGGAGGAGCAGCCACATTCTCTGATGCTGCAACAACCGACAAGAAAGCAATCTTCGCCATGGGTGAAGCACTGAAAGGGACAGAAAAGCCCATTGTGGTCACTTCCGGAATGCTGGGCCTGCCTAAGATCAACGGTTTCATTACCGAAGAAAGCATTGCAGAACATTCCCTTAGGTCATCGGAAGAAGCGGCACTGGCCCTGGCTTCAGAAGGGATCCGTGCCTCTGTTGTCCGTCTGGCACCCTCTGTTCATGACGCAGGAGATGCGGGCTTCATTCCTTTTATTATTAATCAGGCCCGTAAAAACGGGGTCTCGGCTTATCCTGATGATGGCAGGAACCGTTGGATAGGTGTCCATCGCCTGGATGCTGCAAAGGCTTTCCGTCTGGCAGTGGAAAAAGGGCATACAGGTGCATTGTATAACGTGGTGGACGGAGAAGCAATTGAAATGAGAGAGATCGCAGAACTGATCGGACAGGAACTGGACCTTCCTGTAGCCTCTGTTTCCGGCGAAGACCTGAACAACCATTTTGAATGGATGAGCCATTTTATTACCATGGATTGCCCCGCTGCCAATTTGAAAACCCGGGAAATGCTGGGCTGGAATCCTAATCATATCGGGCTTTTGGAAGATATGAGGCTTAATTATTTTTAA
- a CDS encoding helix-turn-helix domain-containing protein, giving the protein MEQRQIQRIKSISEFHRLRGLPKPEHPLISVVDYSAIKRPSDIGEVNLVLDFYMISQKSGIGGKMYYGQQEFDFDEGVMAFIEPNQVFRIQSDPASTEKRWGWMLLIHPDFLWNTPLAKNIRRYDYFDYSVSEALFLSEKEQKTLNGIIENIRQEYHTNIDKFSKQIMISQIESLLNYSERFYNRQFMTREKANHDILARLEKLLADYFDDDLSIKGLPTVQYIADTLHVSPKYLSSLLKLLTGQSTQQHIHDRLISKAKEKLSTTNVSVSEIAYDLGFEHSQSFSKLFKTKTQMSPLEFRASFH; this is encoded by the coding sequence ATGGAACAACGGCAGATACAAAGAATAAAAAGCATCAGCGAGTTTCACCGGTTGCGTGGCCTGCCCAAGCCTGAGCATCCTCTGATCAGCGTTGTGGATTATTCAGCCATCAAGAGGCCTTCGGATATTGGCGAAGTGAACCTTGTGCTCGATTTTTATATGATTTCGCAGAAAAGCGGGATCGGCGGGAAAATGTATTACGGGCAGCAGGAATTCGATTTTGATGAAGGAGTCATGGCATTTATAGAACCCAACCAGGTTTTCAGGATACAGTCTGATCCGGCTTCCACTGAAAAACGTTGGGGCTGGATGCTGCTTATTCACCCCGATTTTTTATGGAATACGCCGCTGGCCAAAAATATCAGGCGGTATGATTACTTTGATTATTCGGTCAGTGAAGCATTGTTTCTTTCGGAAAAAGAACAGAAAACACTGAATGGCATCATTGAAAACATCAGGCAGGAATACCATACCAATATAGATAAGTTCAGCAAGCAGATTATGATTTCGCAGATTGAAAGCCTGCTCAATTATTCGGAAAGGTTCTACAACCGCCAGTTCATGACTAGGGAAAAGGCCAATCATGATATTTTAGCACGTCTGGAAAAGCTGCTGGCAGACTACTTTGATGATGATTTGTCCATCAAAGGATTGCCTACGGTTCAATACATTGCCGATACTTTACATGTTTCGCCGAAATACCTGAGTAGTCTGCTCAAATTACTTACAGGGCAGAGCACGCAGCAACACATCCACGATCGACTGATCAGCAAAGCCAAGGAAAAATTATCGACGACAAATGTATCCGTCAGCGAAATCGCCTACGATTTAGGTTTTGAGCACTCACAGTCATTCAGCAAACTGTTCAAGACCAAAACACAGATGTCACCTCTGGAATTCAGGGCTTCATTTCATTAG
- a CDS encoding phage tail protein, which yields MDGTIGEIRLFAANFAPRNWQYCNGMLLAIRSNTALFSLFGTVYGGDGVTTFGLPNLAGRSAVGVGQAPGLSYYQQGKLYGTNSVTLTMQNLPAHTHTVSGNVVIPAYSDEGDSGTPANNVLAAKSAMYSDQGSDSTTRTMPLALQIGTAGSSDALTFVQPSLGMNYIVCLYGVFPQRS from the coding sequence ATGGACGGAACAATTGGAGAAATCCGACTTTTTGCCGCAAACTTTGCTCCCAGGAACTGGCAGTACTGTAATGGGATGCTATTGGCCATCAGGTCGAACACGGCTTTATTTTCACTCTTCGGAACCGTGTACGGAGGGGATGGTGTAACCACTTTCGGACTGCCGAATCTTGCCGGCAGGTCAGCTGTCGGAGTCGGGCAGGCACCCGGACTATCCTATTATCAGCAGGGTAAACTATATGGAACAAATTCTGTGACTTTAACGATGCAGAATTTACCGGCACACACCCATACTGTATCAGGAAATGTTGTTATTCCTGCTTATTCGGATGAGGGTGACTCGGGAACTCCGGCGAACAATGTGCTTGCCGCCAAGTCAGCCATGTACAGCGATCAGGGCAGCGACTCAACTACAAGAACAATGCCATTGGCATTGCAGATAGGGACAGCAGGAAGCAGTGATGCCCTCACTTTTGTTCAGCCATCCCTGGGAATGAATTACATCGTATGCCTGTACGGAGTTTTTCCTCAAAGGTCCTGA